GGCCCCCATCACGCCGCCCCCCGTCCCCGGACCGGCCTCCCCCGCGGTGTACAGCTCCCTGCCGGTGTCGCCCCCATAAGAGCTCCGGAACAGTTGGCAGGACACCCCGGCCACCTCGGCGTCGACGATCCAGCCGTAGGGGGAGCCTTCGTGGTCCAGGTCCTGGTTGGTCAACTGCGAGAGCACGGCCGGGGCGTTGGGGCCCCATAGGCCGAGCGTGGTCAACTGCTTCGTGATGTTCGTGAACGTCACCGAGCTGTCGGTCGGCATGTGTCGGCGCGTCCAGAACTCGTCCCGACCGCCATCGAAGACGCCGGTGACGATCCGCACCCGGTCCTCGCCGAGGCGCATCATCGTAAGGTCGGAGTGGAAGCCGCCGTCGGAGTTCAGCCAGGGCGTGTAGATCGAGCGGCCGACCGGCACGTCGACCTTGTTCACCGCCAGGCGATCGGCGTACTCCACGGCGCCCGGGCCCTCCAACTCGTAGATCTGGAAGGCGCTCAGGTCGACCACGCCGCAGTTCTCACGCAGGTTGAGGTGCTCGCCGACGGTGATGGGGCTCCACCAGCGGTTGTCCCACTCGACCTCCCTCTCGGAGAGCCCATAGCGCTCCACCAGGTCGGCATTGGCGCCGTACCACTGCGGCCGCTCCCAGGTACGGGCCTGGAAGAATTCGGCGCCCAGGTCCTCCTGGCGCGAGAAGTAGGGACCGACCTGCAGGTTGCGGCGCCCCACCCACTGCTCGGCAGGGTGGACGATGCCGTAGGTCTTGTTGAAATGCTCCTCTGCACGCGACCAGATGTGCTCGTCGGTCCGCTCCTCGTCGTAGAAACGGGCGATGTCGGCGCCGTGGACGTCGATCACCCGGGGATAGCCGTATGTCATCCATTCGGCGACGGCCTGGGCCATGCCCGGCCCCTCCTTGACCCATACGGCTGCGGCCGACCAGAGGTTGCGGACCTCGGGGGTCTCGCCGAGGCACGGCATGGTGTCCGGGGTCATCGATAGGAGGCCGTTGATGGCGTACCTGATCTCGGCGTCGCCCAACATGTCCATCAACTCGATGGCCGTCTCCATCTGCGGATCGAAGTCGTCGTCCGTGAACGGCATCTCGGTCGGCGAGAGCGCAGCCTCCTGGTTGGACGGGATCTCGTCAGGGTGGTGCAAGATCGGCCGGTGGCCGTATGAGCCGATCTCCATGGAGCCGGCCGACTGCCGCTCGTAGCAGAAGGTGTCCATGTCGCGAACGATCGGGTAGCCGATCTCGTTGTTGGTCTCGGCCAGGATGTCCATCGGGCCGACATCGGCCATCTGGTGGACGGTCGGGACCAGCGGGATGGTGGCATCGGCCATGTTGGCAATCCGGTTGGACCAGACGCCACAGGCGATGACGACGTACCCGGCCTCGATGGTGCCCCTGTCGGTGACGACCGACGACACGGTGGTCACGCCGCCCTCGCCCTCGACGGTCCTGATGTCGAGGACCTCGGTGTTTGCGAACACCTGGCAACCGGCCGTCTCGACGGCCTCCCGGCGCATGGTGGTCCCGGTCTCGAGCGAGTCGACCACCGAGACCGTCGGGCAGTAGAAGCCGCCCAGGATTACTTCCTCGTTGATGAACGGCACCAGGGCCTTCACCTCGGTCGGCGTGAGCAGGTGGGCCTCGATGCCCCATGCCATGGCCGACGTCATCCGCCGGTCGAGCTCATTCATCCGGTCGGTGGTTCGGGCCACCTCGATGCCGCCGGAGTCCACCGAGAGTTGCATGTCCCGAAACTGGTTGGCGCTCTGCTCGCCGAGCAGGGCCATCTCCTTGTTGTGGTCCACCGGGAAGATGAAGTTGGAGGCGTGGCCGGTCGAACCACCCGGATTGGGCAGCGGGCCCTTGTCCAACAGGACCATGTCGGTCCAGCCCAGACGGGCCAGATGGCCGACGAGGCAACTGCCCACGATGCCGGCACCGATCACGACGACGTTGGCGCGAGTCGGAAAATCGCTCATTCGATTGTTCTCCTGGAACGCAGCAGGGACGGCTCGAGGAGGCGTCACCAGGGCGGTTGGGACGGTGCCTGTCGGCGGTCGCCGCAGGGCGGCGTGATCCTACCGACGGCCCCCACGGGATGCTGACGAATCCCGGTCGTCGAAGTCGCAACCGCTGACGATCCCTCAGGGCCGGCCCCCGACGGCTCCCACCGGCCCCGGACAGCCTGCGCCGACCCCCGACAGCTGCCACCGGCCGCGTAGACGACCTCGCGGTATACAGCAACTAGTTTCGCTGCGCACGGCCGATGGCTCGCTTCCAGTGACCGATGGTCCTCTGAGCGCGATCGAAAGGTGGACACGCGGTGGCCGACCAGCAGCGGGTTCTAATCACCGGAGGGGCGTCCGGCATCGGACGTGCCATGGCCGAGGCATTCCACGACGACGGCGCCCGGGTCCACGTGGCCGACATGGTGGGCGAGCCCCCGGACGGGTGTGGCCTCACCACCCTCGACGTGTCCGACGCAGACGCCGTCGACAGGCTTTTCGAAGAAGTGGCGACGGAGATGGGGGGCCTCGACGTGCTGTGCGCCAACGTCGGCATCGCTGGCCCTGTCGGACCTGTGGAGGACATCGACGTCGAGGGCTGGGACCTGACGATGGCCGTCAACGTGCGGAGCGCCTTCCTGTGCTGCCGTCGGGCCGTGCCCCTCCTGCGGGAGGCTGGTGGTGGCTCGATCCTGTTGACCTCGTCGACAGCCGGGGTCACCGGCTTCCCGATGCGATCTCCCTACGCCGCGTCCAAGTACGCCGTCATCGGGTTGTCGGACACCCTGGCCATGGAGTTGGGCGAGTTCGGCATCCGTGTCAACACCTTGTGCCCAGGTTCGGTCGACGGGGACCGCATGTGCCGGGTGATCGCCGCCGAGGCCGACGTCACCGGGGTCCCGGTGGCCGAGTTGCGCGACACCTACGAGAAGCAGGTGTCGATGCGGACCTTCGTGGAGGGACGGGACATCGCTGCCATGGCCGTCTTCCTCGCCTCGCCCGCAGCCCGCTACGTGAACGGCCAGACCATCGCCGTGGACGGTGGCCTGGAGACCCTGCGCAACATCTGGCGGACCTGACCGGGCCACCGGATACAGATCCACCAGACCAGGGCAGGGGATCCGAACCTGCCGGATAGGGGTGCGCTCAGCCACCCCGCCGGTCGCTAGGTCCTATGGCAACCGAGGTGATCGCTCCGTGGACGGCAGACCTCGTCGAAGGTCCGGTACCTGGCAGCCGGGCGGCGAGGTCAGACCGGCAGGATCAGACCACGTGGCCGAGCGCCGAGGAGATTGCGACAGCCGTCGACCGCACCCGGTCGGCGATGATGTCCCGCAACGCCTCGTCGGGGAAGCGGTAGCTGGGACCGTGGCTGTGCAGAGCCCCGACGACTGCGCCGGCGCCGTTGAAAAGCGGGGCGGCGACCGAGTTGATGCCCTCGGAGAACTCCTCCTCCATCCAAGACACGTCGTCCTCCCGGATCCTGTCCAGGCGCTCGCGGAGGCGGCCGGGATCGGTTACGGACCTGGGCGTGTACCTGTCGAGCTTCCGGGCCAGGTACCGGTCGACGGCCTCGTCGGGCCAGTGGGCCAGGACCACCATGCCCGACGGCACGATATGCATGGGCAGGCTGACGCCGGTCCAGTCCCTCACCTGTACCGGGTTGGCGCAGTCCACCTGTCCGATGTAGTGGACGTCGTAGCCGGCCGGAATCGAGAGACCCACCGCCTCCGCCAGCAGCTCGACCAGATCGAGCATGTGGGGTTGTGCGACGGCCAGCAGGCTCTGGTTGGGGTCGATGCTGGCGGCCATCTTCACGATGGACCAACCGATGCGATAGCCGTTATCGTCCACCATCCGCTCGACCGCCCCCAGCCTTTCGAGGGTGCCCAGCAGGCGGGCCACGGTGCTCGTCGGGAGGCCCAGCCGACGGGAGAGTTCGCTGATCCCGGCCGGGTCGCCTGCCACCTCGTCGAGGATCTGGAACGCCCGGTCGATGCTCTGCACCGTCTGCATGGTCTGGATCCGCCCATTCACCCGATCGACATGGCATCCCACTTAGCGGGAAACAGTTCCCGAGACGTGGACACGCCAATGGCTGGTCTGTATAGTTCCCATCATACGGGGTCATCCCGCATTATGGGAATCGATATCCGGCCCTACCGGATATTGTGGCGCCGATCCGAGCCCGACCCACCGGGCACCTCTGGCTGAACCGGACCACGACCGTGGTCCCCGATCCGCAACGGAGCCCATCATGGTCGAAGAGAACATCACCGACGATGAGATCATCCTGGCAGACCTGCCGGACGACGAGCTCACCGCCCAGATGCACGACGACCTCTACGACGGCCTAGCCGACGAGATCGTGGAGGGAACCGAGATCCTCCTGGGGCGCGGCTGGAGCGCCGACCGGGTCCTGAACGACGCCCTGGTGGAGGGCATGAGGATCGTCGGCATCGACTTCCGCGACGGCATCCTCTTCGTACCCGAGGTCCTCCTGGCCGCGAACGCCATGAAGGCCGGCATGGCCATCCTCCGACCGCTGCTGGCCGAGACCGGCGTCCAGCCCATCGGCAAGGTGGTGATCGGAACCGTCAAGGGCGACATCCACGACATCGGCAAGAACCTGGTCGGCATGATGCTGGAGGGTGCCGGATTCGAGGTCATCGACCTGGGCATCAACACCGACGTCGAACAGTTCCTTGCGGCGCTGGACGAGCACAAGCCGGACATCATCGGCATGTCGGCCCTACTCACCACGACCATGCCCTACATGAAAGTCGTCATCGACACCCTCGAGGAGAAGAGCCTCCGCGGGGAGTACATGGTGATCGTCGGCGGCGCCCCACTGAACGAGGAGTTCAGCGAGGCCATCGGCGCCGACGCCTATTGCCGCGATGCTGCCGTCGCCTCGGAGACCGCCTCCCGCCTGGTCGCCCAACGGCGCGCCGCAGCAGCCTGAACCGCCGCACATGACCGAGACCTCCGGCGCCTGCACGGCACCGGGTGGACGCACCCTCATCGTCGCCTGCGGCGCGCTCGCCCGCGAGCTGCTCCGGATCGTCGAGGCCAACGGCCTCGACCACGTCGACGTCGAGTGCCTGCCGGCCTCGTACCACAACACCCCGGACGTGATCCCCGACGCCGTCGCCGAGCGCGTCCGATCCGCCGCCGACCGCTACGAGCGGATCTTCGTCGGCTACGGGGACTGCGGAACCGGCGGTCGCCTGGACGCTGTGTGCGCAGAACTCGATGTGGAACGCCTCCCGGGCGACCACTGCTACGAGTTCCTTACAGGCGGGGCAGCGTTCGCCGAGCTGCATGCAGAGGAGTTGGGCACCTTCTTCCTCACCGACTACCTGGTGAAGCACTTCGATCGCCTGGTGGTCCGGGCCTTCTGGCTGGACACCCACCCGGAACTGCGATCCCAGGTCTTCGCCAACTACCGCCGCCTGGTGTACCTGGCCCAGACCGATGATCCCGATCTGGTCGAGCGGGCCCGGGCCGCGGCAGCCCGCCTCGAGCTGGACTTCGAGTTGCGACGCACCGGTCTGGGCGACCTGGAGGCCAGCATCGTCGCGCTGGGTCGACACGGCGACCAGAGAACCGGTCGGGAGCCTGATGCAGTCGCCGTCGCATCCGCCGGACCCACCCCCACAGGAGGCCGCTGAGCCCATGGCCGCCCATCTGGTCACCATCTACTGGCGTGACATCCCCGCCCAGATCACGGCCCAGCAGGGCCGGACCCGGGAAAAGGCACTGCTCGATGCCCGCTTTCAGCACGCCATCGACCGCGCGGCGATGGTGGCCGGCATGGAGGACACCGACTCCTACATCGCCCAGTGGCGACGCGTCACCACGCCCTGTCCTCCCGACATGGCCGCAGCAGTGGCCGACGAGATCGCGCGCATCGACGAGTCCTACCCCGGGGACCGGCTCGAGCGCCTCGTGCGCTCGGGTGGCGTAGAGGACTGAAGCAACCAACCGCGGAACCGTCACCGACGACGGTCCCTGACCAGAGAGCCATCACACAGATGACCGACACGATCCTCAGCTCGGCCACCCGCGAGGTGGCCATCGGTTTCGGCAGGCCCTTCGTAATGATCGGCGAGCGCATCAACCCCACGGGCCGAAAGCTCCTCGCAGAGGAGATGAAGGCCGGCGACTTCAGCCGGGTAGAGGCCGACGCAATCGCCCAGGTCGAGGCCGGCGCCCACATGCTGGACGTCAACGCCGGCATCCCGCTGGCCGACGAGCCGGCCCTGCTGGCCAGGGCCATCCAACTGGTCCAGTCCGTGACCGACGTGCCGCTGTCCATCGACTCGTCGATCATCGCAGCCCTGGAGGCAGGCCTGGCCGTCTACCAGGGCAAGCCCCTGGTCAACTCGGTGACCGGCGAAGACGAGGTCCTGGAACGGGTCCTTCCGCTCGTGGCCAGGGCGGGTGCGGCCGTGGTGGCCATATCCAACGACGACACCGGCATCTCCGAGGACCCCGACGTGCGCTTCGCCGTGGCGAAGAAGATCGTCGAACGCGCCGCCGACCACGGGATTCCGGCCTCCGACGTCGTGGTCGACCCGTTGGTCATGCCGATCGGAGCCATGGGCACCGCCGGCCGCCAGGTGTTCACCCTGGTGCGCCGCCTGCGGGAGGAGCTGAAGGTCAACACCACCTGCGGTGCTTCCAACGTGAGCTTCGGGCTGCCCAACCGCCACGTCATCACCGGCACGTTCCTGGCCATGGCGATCAGCCACGGCATGACGTCAGCCATAATGAGCCCACTGCACCCCGAGGTGAAGACGGCCATCCGGGCCGCCGACGTGCTGACCGGAGCGGACCGCAACTGTGCCGCATGGATCCGGGCCAACCGGGACCCCAACGCCCCCGGCGGTGCCCGGGAACGCCGCGAGGGCCGCCGCCGCGTGACCGCCTGAGCCCGGGCCATCCAGCCCCCAGAGCCTCAGTCCCGTCCGATGAGCCCGACAGACCAACACCTGGACGAACACCTGGTCGTGTTCACGCCGTCGGGCCGGCGCGGCACCGTCGCGGTCGGTACGACGCTGCTGGACGCCGCCAGGAAGCTGGGCGTCGACCTCGACTCGGTGTGCGGAGGGCGGGGCATCTGCGGCCGTTGCCAGGTCGAGCCGACCTTCGGCGAGTTCGCCAAGCACGGCATTACCGTCGCCGACGACCACGTGTCGGCCCGTGGCGCGGTAGAGGAGGCCTATCGGGGTCGCCGACCCCTGTCCGGGACCCATCGCCTCGGTTGCGCGGCCATGGTGTGCGGTGACCTGGTGGTCGATGTACCGGCCGGAAGCCAGGTTCACCGCCAGATCATCCGGAAGGACGTCGACCTCGGTGACCTGGAGTTGGACCCGGTGCTCGTCCTGCGCCTGGTCGAGGTGCCGGAGCCGACGTTGGACGAGTCGGTTGGCGAGGTTCGTCGCCTCCTCGACGCCCTGGCCGACCAGTGGGCCCTCACCGGCCTCTACGTGGACGACCGAATCGTGGCCGAGGTCCAGGCCGCCCTGTCCGAGGGGAAGCGCACGATCACCGTGGCGGTCCGGGACAACAGCGAGGTGGTGGCAGCCTGGCCGGGCCTACGGGACCGCGCCCTCGGTGTGGCCGTCGACGTCGGGTCCACGACCATCGCCGGCCACCTCTGCGACCTGGCGACCGGCACGGTGCTGGCGACGGCCGGCACCATGAACCCCCAGATCCGGTTCGGCGAGGACCTGATGAGCCGGGTCTCCTACGTGATGATGAACCCGGGTGGCGAGGTGGCGCTGACCGGTGCCGTGCAGGAAGCCCTCGACGACCTGCTGGGCGACCTCTGCGAGCAGGCGGGTGCGGCCAGGGACGAGGTGCTCGAGTTTGTGCTGGTCGGCAACCCGGTCATGCACCACCTGTTCCTGGGCTACGACCCCACCCCGCTGGGCGGGGCGCCGTTCGCTCTCGCCGTGGACGGGGCACTCGACCTGACGGCCGGCGACCTGGGCCTGGTCGCCCACGGATCCGCCCGGGTCCACGTGCTGCCGTGCATCGCCGGCCACGTCGGAGCCGACACCGCCGCGGTCATCCTGTCAACCCGGCCGCACGAGGCCGACGACGTGAGCCTGGTGGTGGACGTCGGCACCAACGCCGAGATCGTGCTGGCCGGTGGTGGGCGAGTGCTGGCAGCCTCCAGCCCCACCGGACCGGCGTTCGAGGGTGCCCAGATCAGCGCCGGCCAGCGCGCCACGGCGGGCGCCATCGAGCGGGTCAGAATCGACCCGGCCTCCGGGGAGCCGAGGTTCCGTGTCATCGGCGTGGACGCCTGGTCCGACGAAGAGGGCTTCGCCGAGTCCGTGGCCTCCACAGGTGTCACCGGCATCTGCGGCTCGGGGATCATCGAGGTGGTGGCTGAGTTGTGGCTGGTCGGGCTGATGAACGCCGATGGAGTCATAGGTGGAGACGGCACGAGGCCCTCGGACCGCATCGAGGTCGACGGGCGGACGTCCTCGTACGTCCTCCACGACCCGGGCGACGGCGGCGAGCGACTCCTCGTGACCCAGAACGACATCCGGGCGATACAGCTCGCCAAGGCCGCCCTCTACGCGGGCATACGGCTGCTCATGGACCACCTAGGCGTCGACGAGATCGACCGGATCGGGCTGGCAGGCGCGTTCGGCAGCCACATCGACACCGTCCACGCCACCGTGCTGGGCCTGGTGCCGGACTGCGATCCGGACCGCGTGACCAGCGTGGGCAATGCGGCCGGGGCCGGTGCCGTCATCGCCCTGCTGTCGGGAAGCGCCCGGACCGAGATCCAAGGTGTGGTGGGCCGCATCGAGAAGATTGAGACAGCCCTCGAAGCCTCGTTCCAGGCGCACTTCGTAGACGCCATGGCAATCCCCCACCGGACAGCCGGCTACCCCCGGCTGTCGACACGTATCACGCTCCCCGAGCGGCCCGCCATATCTACGGCGGGACCGGAGCGATCCGGACGACGACGCCGCAACGCCGCGGCTGGAGAGGAACCCGGCACATGAGCGATGCACCACGAGGTCGCCGCAGCGGTGGCCGGGCAGGCCGCCAGGCCCTCCGCTCAGAGTCCGCGACCGAGGCCTGCGCGTTCCTGACCCGGACCATGGAGCCGTTCGAGGTCCTGTCGGTCGAGGGGTTGGAGACCATCGAGCACAACGCCGACACCATTCTCGCCGAGCTCGGCATCGACTTCCGCGACTACCCGTCGGCCCTCACCCTGATGGCCGACGCCGGGGCGGACGTCGACGGTGAACGGGTGCGGTTCCCCCGGGGCATGTGCCGCCAGATCATCCGGGCCTCGGCGCCGGCCGTCTACACCCAGCACGCCCGCAACCCGGCGCGCAGCGTGCAGGTGGGCGGCGACGCCACGGTTCTGGTCCCTGCCTACGGATCGCCGTTCACGCGCTGCCTGGACGAAGGCCGTAGATACGCCACGATCCAGGACTTCCGGAACTTCGTGAAGTTGGCGTACCTCAGCCCGGGCCTGCACCACTCGGGCGGCACGATCGTCGAACCGGTGGACATCCCGGTGTCCAAGAGGCACCTGGACATGGTGTATTCGCACCTCAGGTACAGCGACAAGCCGTTCATGGGATCGGTCACCGCCGCCGAGCGGGCCCAGGACTCCATCGACCTCGCGGGCTTCGTCTTCGGCGACGAGTTCGTCCAGCAGAACACGGTGATGACCAGCCTCATCAACGCCTCGTCACCCATGGCGTGGGACGCCACCATGCTGGGAGCCGCCGAGGCGTATGCCCGCTCCAACCAGGCCACCATGATCAGCCCGTTCATCCTGGCCGGGGCCATGGCGCCGGTGACGGTGGCCGGCGTGGCTGCCCAGACCCTGGCCGAGGCGCTGGCCGGCATGACGTTCGTCCAGCTCGTGAACCCCGGAGCACCGGTGGTGTTCGGCTCGTTCGCCAGCTCGATGTCCATGCAGACCGGCGCCCCGACGTTCGGCACGCCCGAACCTGCCCTCGTGCTGTACACGGTGGCCGCCCTGGCCCGCCGACTGGGCGTGCCGTTCCGCTCGGGCGGGAACCTGTGCGCATCCAAGGTCGCCGATGCCCAGGCGGCTTCGGAGTCCATGGCCACGTTCATCCCGGCGCTCATGGCCGGCGTGAACTTCATGCTCCACTCGGCTGGATGGCTGGAGGGAGGCCTCACCATGGGCTACGAGAAGTTCATCATCGACGCCGACCAGTGCAGCCTGGCCGCCACGTTCGTCGACGGGGTGGACATGTCGGAGAACGGGCAGGCCATGGGCGCCATCAGCGAGGTGAGCCCCGGCGGACACTTCCTGGGTACCGCCCACACGCTGGCCAACTTCGAGACGGCGTTCGCCCGCTCCGAGGTGGCCAACAACGACTCCTTCGAACAGTGGGCCGACGACGGCAGCCTGGACGCCGCCCAACGGGCCAACGGTCTGTGGAAGCAGATGCTGGCCTCCTATGAAGCGCCCCCACTTGACGAGTCCATCGACGAGGCGATGCTGGACTTCATCGCCCGCCGCAAGGAGGTCATACCCGACGAGTTCGGCTAGGCAGGCGGGGTTCACTCGGGCTTCTGGAAGCCGGGGTGGATTCACTGGGATTGGCGATTCTTTCCGCACAGTAGACCCAATCCCCGCGCCT
The nucleotide sequence above comes from Acidimicrobiales bacterium. Encoded proteins:
- a CDS encoding FAD-dependent oxidoreductase, which encodes MSDFPTRANVVVIGAGIVGSCLVGHLARLGWTDMVLLDKGPLPNPGGSTGHASNFIFPVDHNKEMALLGEQSANQFRDMQLSVDSGGIEVARTTDRMNELDRRMTSAMAWGIEAHLLTPTEVKALVPFINEEVILGGFYCPTVSVVDSLETGTTMRREAVETAGCQVFANTEVLDIRTVEGEGGVTTVSSVVTDRGTIEAGYVVIACGVWSNRIANMADATIPLVPTVHQMADVGPMDILAETNNEIGYPIVRDMDTFCYERQSAGSMEIGSYGHRPILHHPDEIPSNQEAALSPTEMPFTDDDFDPQMETAIELMDMLGDAEIRYAINGLLSMTPDTMPCLGETPEVRNLWSAAAVWVKEGPGMAQAVAEWMTYGYPRVIDVHGADIARFYDEERTDEHIWSRAEEHFNKTYGIVHPAEQWVGRRNLQVGPYFSRQEDLGAEFFQARTWERPQWYGANADLVERYGLSEREVEWDNRWWSPITVGEHLNLRENCGVVDLSAFQIYELEGPGAVEYADRLAVNKVDVPVGRSIYTPWLNSDGGFHSDLTMMRLGEDRVRIVTGVFDGGRDEFWTRRHMPTDSSVTFTNITKQLTTLGLWGPNAPAVLSQLTNQDLDHEGSPYGWIVDAEVAGVSCQLFRSSYGGDTGRELYTAGEAGPGTGGGVMGA
- a CDS encoding SDR family oxidoreductase, which gives rise to MADQQRVLITGGASGIGRAMAEAFHDDGARVHVADMVGEPPDGCGLTTLDVSDADAVDRLFEEVATEMGGLDVLCANVGIAGPVGPVEDIDVEGWDLTMAVNVRSAFLCCRRAVPLLREAGGGSILLTSSTAGVTGFPMRSPYAASKYAVIGLSDTLAMELGEFGIRVNTLCPGSVDGDRMCRVIAAEADVTGVPVAELRDTYEKQVSMRTFVEGRDIAAMAVFLASPAARYVNGQTIAVDGGLETLRNIWRT
- a CDS encoding IclR family transcriptional regulator — translated: MQTVQSIDRAFQILDEVAGDPAGISELSRRLGLPTSTVARLLGTLERLGAVERMVDDNGYRIGWSIVKMAASIDPNQSLLAVAQPHMLDLVELLAEAVGLSIPAGYDVHYIGQVDCANPVQVRDWTGVSLPMHIVPSGMVVLAHWPDEAVDRYLARKLDRYTPRSVTDPGRLRERLDRIREDDVSWMEEEFSEGINSVAAPLFNGAGAVVGALHSHGPSYRFPDEALRDIIADRVRSTAVAISSALGHVV
- a CDS encoding corrinoid protein, whose amino-acid sequence is MVEENITDDEIILADLPDDELTAQMHDDLYDGLADEIVEGTEILLGRGWSADRVLNDALVEGMRIVGIDFRDGILFVPEVLLAANAMKAGMAILRPLLAETGVQPIGKVVIGTVKGDIHDIGKNLVGMMLEGAGFEVIDLGINTDVEQFLAALDEHKPDIIGMSALLTTTMPYMKVVIDTLEEKSLRGEYMVIVGGAPLNEEFSEAIGADAYCRDAAVASETASRLVAQRRAAAA
- a CDS encoding DUF1638 domain-containing protein, producing the protein MTETSGACTAPGGRTLIVACGALARELLRIVEANGLDHVDVECLPASYHNTPDVIPDAVAERVRSAADRYERIFVGYGDCGTGGRLDAVCAELDVERLPGDHCYEFLTGGAAFAELHAEELGTFFLTDYLVKHFDRLVVRAFWLDTHPELRSQVFANYRRLVYLAQTDDPDLVERARAAAARLELDFELRRTGLGDLEASIVALGRHGDQRTGREPDAVAVASAGPTPTGGR
- a CDS encoding virulence factor; its protein translation is MAAHLVTIYWRDIPAQITAQQGRTREKALLDARFQHAIDRAAMVAGMEDTDSYIAQWRRVTTPCPPDMAAAVADEIARIDESYPGDRLERLVRSGGVED
- a CDS encoding dihydropteroate synthase, giving the protein MTDTILSSATREVAIGFGRPFVMIGERINPTGRKLLAEEMKAGDFSRVEADAIAQVEAGAHMLDVNAGIPLADEPALLARAIQLVQSVTDVPLSIDSSIIAALEAGLAVYQGKPLVNSVTGEDEVLERVLPLVARAGAAVVAISNDDTGISEDPDVRFAVAKKIVERAADHGIPASDVVVDPLVMPIGAMGTAGRQVFTLVRRLREELKVNTTCGASNVSFGLPNRHVITGTFLAMAISHGMTSAIMSPLHPEVKTAIRAADVLTGADRNCAAWIRANRDPNAPGGARERREGRRRVTA
- a CDS encoding ASKHA domain-containing protein, whose product is MSPTDQHLDEHLVVFTPSGRRGTVAVGTTLLDAARKLGVDLDSVCGGRGICGRCQVEPTFGEFAKHGITVADDHVSARGAVEEAYRGRRPLSGTHRLGCAAMVCGDLVVDVPAGSQVHRQIIRKDVDLGDLELDPVLVLRLVEVPEPTLDESVGEVRRLLDALADQWALTGLYVDDRIVAEVQAALSEGKRTITVAVRDNSEVVAAWPGLRDRALGVAVDVGSTTIAGHLCDLATGTVLATAGTMNPQIRFGEDLMSRVSYVMMNPGGEVALTGAVQEALDDLLGDLCEQAGAARDEVLEFVLVGNPVMHHLFLGYDPTPLGGAPFALAVDGALDLTAGDLGLVAHGSARVHVLPCIAGHVGADTAAVILSTRPHEADDVSLVVDVGTNAEIVLAGGGRVLAASSPTGPAFEGAQISAGQRATAGAIERVRIDPASGEPRFRVIGVDAWSDEEGFAESVASTGVTGICGSGIIEVVAELWLVGLMNADGVIGGDGTRPSDRIEVDGRTSSYVLHDPGDGGERLLVTQNDIRAIQLAKAALYAGIRLLMDHLGVDEIDRIGLAGAFGSHIDTVHATVLGLVPDCDPDRVTSVGNAAGAGAVIALLSGSARTEIQGVVGRIEKIETALEASFQAHFVDAMAIPHRTAGYPRLSTRITLPERPAISTAGPERSGRRRRNAAAGEEPGT
- a CDS encoding trimethylamine methyltransferase family protein, producing the protein MSDAPRGRRSGGRAGRQALRSESATEACAFLTRTMEPFEVLSVEGLETIEHNADTILAELGIDFRDYPSALTLMADAGADVDGERVRFPRGMCRQIIRASAPAVYTQHARNPARSVQVGGDATVLVPAYGSPFTRCLDEGRRYATIQDFRNFVKLAYLSPGLHHSGGTIVEPVDIPVSKRHLDMVYSHLRYSDKPFMGSVTAAERAQDSIDLAGFVFGDEFVQQNTVMTSLINASSPMAWDATMLGAAEAYARSNQATMISPFILAGAMAPVTVAGVAAQTLAEALAGMTFVQLVNPGAPVVFGSFASSMSMQTGAPTFGTPEPALVLYTVAALARRLGVPFRSGGNLCASKVADAQAASESMATFIPALMAGVNFMLHSAGWLEGGLTMGYEKFIIDADQCSLAATFVDGVDMSENGQAMGAISEVSPGGHFLGTAHTLANFETAFARSEVANNDSFEQWADDGSLDAAQRANGLWKQMLASYEAPPLDESIDEAMLDFIARRKEVIPDEFG